GATGAATATACGCCCAACGATTCAGGCGCTGAAGCGCTTTCATCAGAAGCACTTTCATCGGAAGCGCTTGGGCCCGACACACTTAAGTTAGAAAGTCAGTTGTGCCATCGTTTTTATACGCTATCTAATGCATTTACTCGCGCCTATCGTCCCCTACTGAAAAGCCTTGATATTACCTATCCACAGTACGTTGTGATGATGGCTTTGTGGGAACAGTCTAATGTGACCATTGCCGAGCTACTCGATAAAACCGTGATAGACGGCGGCGCTATGACACTGATCCTTAAAAAGCTAGAACAAAAAGAATTATTGAGTGTGGTTAAAGATGAACATGATAAGCGTGTACGCCGCGTAGTGCTGTCGAAAGCAGGTGAAAACGCCAAGCTGAAAGCGCTTGATGTGCCTGCGCAAATGCTATGCAAACTAGAT
The nucleotide sequence above comes from Alteromonas naphthalenivorans. Encoded proteins:
- a CDS encoding MarR family winged helix-turn-helix transcriptional regulator → MSDKARLDEYTPNDSGAEALSSEALSSEALGPDTLKLESQLCHRFYTLSNAFTRAYRPLLKSLDITYPQYVVMMALWEQSNVTIAELLDKTVIDGGAMTLILKKLEQKELLSVVKDEHDKRVRRVVLSKAGENAKLKALDVPAQMLCKLDGMSKTEAKQLVVLMDKLQGCFNVD